The DNA segment CCGTTACCCTCTTTAGAGTCATTTTCGAGGGCGAAGACGAGATAGTTGGGCTCCAGCCTGTAGCGGCGATGCAAAACGTCCCCAACCCCGTGCTGGTGAAAATGAGAACCCACGAGAGGATCCAGAGAAAAGCAGTATTTGTACCAGCTGACAAGGAAGCGGAAACGTTCAAATGGACGGCAACTTCGGCGCATTCGAGGGGGAGAAAGCCGTCTTATGTCAGGCTTGAAGGTGGCAACAGTGATGACCGACGGCCCGTTTCACCTGCATTGAGGGATCTTCGATCATCCAGCCATAGCCGAAGCCATAGCCGTCATGGTGCGCTGGCGGACGCAGATGGGGTTCGTGCTACAGTACCGCAATTTGTAGCTTTGATGCACGGACATAGATCCTTGTTGGAGGAAGTCGAGTCGAGCAGCACGAGGCAGGTGATAACAGCAGACGGTGAGGCTCTGCCAGCTGTCACTCTGCTCAAACGCCCACGGTCGAACCCGCACGAGGGAGACAGTGTGCATGTGGCTGTTTTGGTTCCAGATCAGGCTGTCTGGGCTGACAGGGAGATGCTCTGGATCGGTGAGGGTATTCTGGAGCTGCGGAAAAGAAAATACTGGGGCCTCATTGAGCGGCCGAGAAGCCGGAGCAGGAAtagaagcagaagcaggagcAGAAGTAGAAGTCGGGACCAAAGTCGAAATCGAAGGCCAGAAACCCATTCACGCCATTCCATTGGGGGTCACGCCCGTCGGCGAAGTCGTAGCCGCAGCCGCAGTGGGAGCCAAAGTCGCTATAGTCACGACTCGAGGAGTCGTAGCAGACACCTTGCACTCGACTCTTTTTTATAGGGGGCGTGCTGTTTAATTTGGTACCCCGTCATCAATGATGTTTCAAAATTGGTCATGACGATAGTTTATTAGACTGTCAGGGCTAAGATCGTAGATCAGTCATCTGATAGGATGCTCAGATCCAGAAAAACAAACCGAGTATTACTCATTATCATTCATGAACCTCTGGAGCCATCGATTCCGCCCGGTAAAGCTTCTGAATTTCTTACCAAAGATCCTAAAAGACCAAAGATTAGCATTTGTTCCACAAGGGATAAAGCAGAACTACTTACCATAGTGGGATTGTCAACAAAGTGACAAAGACAAACAGCGCCCCGAGGATACAAAACACAACAAGCGGACCCTGCTGTTGCAGCCACCCATTGACAAAGTAGGTCAAGCCAAATGTCAACAGATTCCTAGTATTGATGGCCACAAATGCCTCTTCGTTAAGTTCACGGTAACTGTCCACAATGTATCCAAACACACAGGTGGCGGCAAACACCAAGCTCATGTTGGCCAGCCCAAAGCACAGCACTGGACCCGACCAATGTGTCTGGTACTCAACAGAGGCGCCAAATCCAAAAAACCCAACAACTCCCGTTATCAGAGAAACGGCCATGAGAGGGAGACGAAACTCTGGCTCGTAGATTCCCCTGTTTTTCTTGGTGAGGTAGATGCAGATCCAATCGTTAAGAGGACCCGAAATGAGCTCGCCGATGATGGTCAAGATGAACGGGGATAAGCTGATCAGGCCGGTCTGACTGATGGTGAAGTTGTATGGAGGGTTCACAAAAATGACTGCGTTCACGACGGAAAAAACGACAATCCAAGTGATGACAGTTCCTGAATATCGTGAGTGGGGCTGACAactcaggggttcaggggctcaggggcaatCCAAAAGGGGCCCACTCACCGTATACTAGGAATCCCCAAAACACAGCTGGATAAAACAACAATACCACAGGTCTCACAAACGGCTTCCACCCCGGAGCTCGAGAGTACCGCCCAGTATAGACCCTCAACGACTCCCAATAAGTATGTTTTCTCTCGGCCGCTTCCAACCTTGCCTGTTCGGTGACATTCGATCCATGTCCTCCCTCAGTAAAAGTAGAAACATGCTGCAACTGCACCTCatgctccctccccaacctcatcttcctcacaCTGCCCTCTtctgtttcttctttcccctttgACACAGGCACAGGAACAACCGCGTCCCTCCTATAGGCCGTCTCCGGTACTGCAAAAAtaacacccaaccccaaaaccccaaacAGAATCGC comes from the Podospora pseudocomata strain CBS 415.72m chromosome 5, whole genome shotgun sequence genome and includes:
- a CDS encoding hypothetical protein (EggNog:ENOG503PQKA), which codes for MYSESKDRVAHRGNSLFDLGAMSSALVETNNETQVQPYTPAGQAANRYATPKFQGQNTTSYSVMVESHNDEPLHQRLSEAKDTPHDKGPKFLDWVHFEETTLPPRETARKSRLEKIFSPLNSVKAELPGHVSIEGFGGIAETTHNLFRSVKKDDFMRSERIIHLPKSAVDKASKRELERLENELFDLTKYNGDSCDYLTVVTWAEEGMSGTVTLFRVIFEGEDEIVGLQPVAAMQNVPNPVLVKMRTHERIQRKAVFVPADKEAETFKWTATSAHSRGRKPSYVRLEGGNSDDRRPVSPALRDLRSSSHSRSHSRHGALADADGVRATVPQFVALMHGHRSLLEEVESSSTRQVITADGEALPAVTLLKRPRSNPHEGDSVHVAVLVPDQAVWADREMLWIGEGILELRKRKYWGLIERPRSRSRNRSRSRSRSRSRDQSRNRRPETHSRHSIGGHARRRSRSRSRSGSQSRYSHDSRSRSRHLALDSFL
- a CDS encoding hypothetical protein (EggNog:ENOG503NTX3; COG:S), whose translation is MPFGILDCKKMEVVPGTAFMSDQDDLPPEFAYIPRDQLKHGTGRYKNVILVPQPSDSPNDPLNWPQWRKELILLITSLSAAVVGAYGPMLSPGFVEIAHNLDITLDVLAQSTAWLILCIGLGLFITNPLAKIIGRRPVYLVAILIMFITCIWGAAVKEYDSFLASRIIAGIGMAPYEVLVQCTIGDLYFVHERATRIAVWNLFLLTGISGGALVAGYIIEREGYQWTFGVCAILFGVLGLGVIFAVPETAYRRDAVVPVPVSKGKEETEEGSVRKMRLGREHEVQLQHVSTFTEGGHGSNVTEQARLEAAERKHTYWESLRVYTGRYSRAPGWKPFVRPVVLLFYPAVFWGFLVYGTVITWIVVFSVVNAVIFVNPPYNFTISQTGLISLSPFILTIIGELISGPLNDWICIYLTKKNRGIYEPEFRLPLMAVSLITGVVGFFGFGASVEYQTHWSGPVLCFGLANMSLVFAATCVFGYIVDSYRELNEEAFVAINTRNLLTFGLTYFVNGWLQQQGPLVVFCILGALFVFVTLLTIPLWIFGKKFRSFTGRNRWLQRFMNDNE